The Populus trichocarpa isolate Nisqually-1 chromosome 2, P.trichocarpa_v4.1, whole genome shotgun sequence genome has a window encoding:
- the LOC7487740 gene encoding NAC domain-containing protein 43 — protein MTENMSISVNGQSQVPPGFRFHPTEEELLDYYLRKKVSYEKIDLEVIRDVDLNKLEPWDIQERCKIGTAPQNDWYFFSHKDKKYPAGTRTNRATAAGFWKATGRDKVIYGTGKRVGMRKTLVFYKGRAPHGQKSDWIMHEYRLDDNPSETNVSNVMGEAAQEDGWVVCRIFKKKNLNKTLDRAMSSSPITADTRNQTLSSCNEGSLDQMLHYMGSTCKEENEADNSARYLWPIDTAINHVHHDNRFMELPSLESPNSTSSLNFYQSMITENEGSITNQVSYPLDSGLNNWVALDSLVASQINGQAETSRQSACFPNDPTMTYCTPTDLHHDLQFPTLRSSFSFPSNRSYHETQDYNSEIDLWNFSSRSSSDPQWHLPNTSV, from the exons ATGACAGAAAACATGAGTATATCTGTGAATGGGCAATCTCAGGTCCCTCCTGGCTTTCGATTTCACCCCACAGAAGAAGAGCTCTTGGATTACTACTTGAGGAAGAAGGTCTCGTATGAGAAGATTGACTTAGAAGTGATCCGAGATGTTGATCTTAATAAGCTCGAACCATGGGATATACAGG AGAGATGCAAAATAGGAACCGCCCCACAAAACGATTGGTACTTCTTTAGCCACAAGGACAAGAAATATCCAGCCGGCACGCGCACCAATCGAGCAACTGCTGCGGGATTTTGGAAGGCTACTGGCCGTGACAAGGTGATATACGGCACTGGCAAGCGGGTTGGAATGAGGAAGACTCTCGTGTTCTACAAAGGCCGAGCCCCACATGGACAAAAATCCGATTGGATTATGCATGAATATAGGCTGGACGATAATCCCAGTGAAACCAAT GTCTCCAATGTTATGGGAGAGGCAGCACAGGAAGATGGCTGGGTGGTTTGCCGtatcttcaagaagaaaaatctcAACAAAACCCTAGACAGAGCTATGAGTTCATCACCCATCACTGCAGATACCAGGAACCAGACGTTAAGTTCTTGCAATGAGGGCTCTCTAGATCAAATGCTTCATTACATGGGAAGTACTtgcaaagaagaaaatgaagcagATAATAGTGCTAGATATCTTTGGCCTATTGACACAGCAATCAACCATGTCCACCATGATAATAGATTCATGGAACTTCCAAGCTTAGAGAGTCCAAACTCTACCAGTAGCCTAAACTTTTACCAATCCATGATCACAGAAAATGAAGGTTCAATAACTAACCAGGTGAGTTACCCCTTAGACTCTGGCCTTAACAACTGGGTTGCCCTTGATAGTCTAGTTGCTTCTCAAATCAATGGCCAGGCTGAAACCTCTAGGCAATCAGCGTGCTTCCCCAATGACCCCACCATGACTTATTGTACCCCTACTGATCTTCATCATGATCTCCAATTCCCAACCCTACGATCATCATTTTCGTTTCCATCAAACAGATCTTACCATGAAACTCAAGATTATAACAGTGAAATCGACCTCTGGAATTTTTCCAGTAGATCATCGTCCGACCCACAATGGCACTTGCCAAACACTAGTGTATAG